The Bos mutus isolate GX-2022 chromosome 29, NWIPB_WYAK_1.1, whole genome shotgun sequence genome includes the window TTCTGACGCCCTTGGGCCGAGGGGATGCTCAGGATGGTAGAGATGATGTAGGTGTAGGACACAGTGGTGATGAGCAGTGAGGTCAGGAGGATGAGAGAAGACAAGAGGAAGCTTATCATCTCAAGGAAATGAGTGTCTATGCAGGCCACCTGCAGCAGAGGGGCGATGTCACAGAAGAAGTGATTAATCTCCGTATGGCAGAAGGGCAGCCTGGACAGCAGAATGACTGGGCAGAGCACGGACAGGAAGGCCCCCACCCAGCAGCCCAGAACCAGCAGGAGACACGCCCTGCTGTTCATGATGATGGTGTAGCGCAGGggcttacagatggccacatagcggtcaaagGACATCACCACCAGCAGGATGAACTCCACGGTccccaggaagaagaagaagtaTGTTTGGCTGATGCAGCCTGCAAGAGATATGGTCTTCCTGTCGTTGAGGAGAAAGGATAACAGTTTTGGGGTAACTGAGCTAGTGAATAAAATGTCCAAAAATGACAAATTactgaggaagaagtacattgGGGTTTGGAGGCGATTATCAGCCCATATTAGGGAAATGATGACTCCATTTCCAGTTAGAGTGAGCATGTAAGTAAACAAGAGGACCACGAAGAGGAAAATCTGAAGCTTCTGGAGAGCAGGGAAGGCAGTCAGGATAAATTCGGTCACCGTGGTCTGATTCTGCACATCCATTGAGTGCAGAGCAAGGTGGGCAGCAtgcctctgaaaaaaaaaataactgaatat containing:
- the LOC102268613 gene encoding olfactory receptor 6M1; translation: MDVQNQTTVTEFILTAFPALQKLQIFLFVVLLFTYMLTLTGNGVIISLIWADNRLQTPMYFFLSNLSFLDILFTSSVTPKLLSFLLNDRKTISLAGCISQTYFFFFLGTVEFILLVVMSFDRYVAICKPLRYTIIMNSRACLLLVLGCWVGAFLSVLCPVILLSRLPFCHTEINHFFCDIAPLLQVACIDTHFLEMISFLLSSLILLTSLLITTVSYTYIISTILSIPSAQGRQKAFSTCASHITVVSIAYGSNIFMYVRPSQSHSLQFDKVTAVLTIMVTPLLNPFIYSLRNEKVKEVLRDAVNKIVSLLHRKP